The following are encoded together in the Streptomyces tsukubensis genome:
- a CDS encoding glycoside hydrolase family 3 protein — MQRGSRTSRRTFLTAGATAAVLAAGVGGAGEAGATGATGATGGGAGTGGSGAQVTGRVTPRDRARLRSLVNRMSLEEKVGQLFVMRVYGHSATDPDPADVASNRQEIGVDSAAELISKFHVGGIIYFTWAHNTRDPLQIAGLSNGIQRAGLAQRVPVPVLVSTDQEHGAVARIGAPATLLPGAMALGAGGSAADAREAATISGKELAAMGVRQDYAPDADVNINPANPVIGVRSFGSDPAAVSRMVSAQVRGYQEGAGIAAAVKHFPGHGDTATDSHYGFPVIEHTREQWRTLDAPPFQAAIGAGIDVIMTAHIMVPALDPSGDPATLSRPILTGVLREELGYEGVVVTDSLRMEGVRTKYGDDRVPVLALKAGVDQLLDPPDIAVAWQAVCEAVRSGELLEERIDTSVLRVLELKHRRGLFSDPYVSEPHTRRSVGTRTHLAAADRIAERTTTLLVNKNVAGRPLLPLSPRTHGEVLVVGADPASPSGTTGPPTTVLADALRALGYTATALSTGTTPSAAQTEEAVRVARAADAVIVTTYNLTAESPQRALVAALADLDVPVVVVAIRNPYDVARTPDADAVLAAYGWTDVEVRAAARVIAGRARPRGRLPVPVRRADDPARTLYPVGHGLSYR, encoded by the coding sequence ATGCAGCGAGGATCGCGGACCTCCAGACGCACGTTCCTCACGGCGGGCGCGACGGCGGCGGTGCTCGCCGCCGGGGTCGGCGGAGCCGGCGAGGCCGGTGCGACAGGTGCGACAGGTGCGACAGGTGGTGGGGCAGGGACCGGTGGGAGCGGGGCGCAGGTGACCGGCCGCGTGACCCCACGTGATCGGGCCCGGCTGAGGTCGCTCGTCAACCGGATGAGCCTGGAGGAGAAGGTCGGCCAGCTCTTCGTGATGCGGGTCTACGGCCACTCGGCCACCGACCCCGACCCTGCGGACGTGGCATCCAACCGCCAGGAGATCGGCGTCGATTCCGCCGCGGAGCTGATCTCGAAGTTCCACGTCGGCGGGATCATCTACTTCACCTGGGCGCACAACACCCGTGACCCGCTCCAGATCGCGGGGCTCTCCAACGGAATCCAGCGCGCCGGGCTCGCCCAGCGGGTGCCCGTCCCTGTCCTGGTCTCCACCGACCAGGAGCACGGCGCCGTCGCCAGGATCGGTGCCCCCGCGACGCTGCTTCCTGGCGCGATGGCGCTCGGCGCGGGCGGCTCCGCCGCCGACGCGCGGGAGGCGGCCACGATCTCCGGCAAGGAGCTGGCGGCGATGGGCGTACGCCAGGACTACGCACCGGACGCCGACGTCAACATCAACCCCGCCAACCCGGTCATCGGCGTACGTTCCTTCGGCTCGGACCCGGCAGCCGTCTCCCGGATGGTGAGCGCGCAGGTGCGTGGCTACCAGGAGGGTGCGGGTATCGCGGCGGCCGTCAAACACTTCCCCGGCCACGGCGACACGGCCACCGACAGCCACTACGGCTTCCCCGTCATCGAGCACACCAGGGAACAGTGGCGGACGCTGGACGCCCCGCCGTTCCAGGCCGCCATCGGCGCCGGTATCGACGTGATCATGACGGCGCACATCATGGTGCCCGCCCTCGACCCCTCCGGTGACCCCGCGACGCTCTCCCGACCGATCCTCACGGGGGTACTGCGTGAGGAACTCGGCTACGAGGGGGTCGTCGTCACCGACTCGCTGCGCATGGAGGGGGTCAGGACGAAGTACGGCGACGACCGGGTGCCCGTCCTCGCGCTGAAGGCGGGCGTGGACCAACTGCTCGACCCGCCGGACATCGCGGTCGCCTGGCAGGCGGTGTGCGAGGCGGTCAGGTCGGGCGAGTTGCTTGAGGAGCGCATCGACACCTCGGTGCTGCGCGTCCTCGAACTCAAGCACCGGCGCGGCCTGTTCAGTGACCCTTATGTGAGCGAGCCGCACACCCGGCGGTCCGTCGGTACGCGGACCCATCTGGCGGCGGCCGACCGGATCGCGGAGCGGACCACGACCCTGCTCGTCAACAAGAACGTCGCGGGACGCCCCCTGCTGCCGCTCTCCCCGCGCACCCACGGCGAGGTGCTGGTGGTCGGCGCCGACCCCGCCTCCCCCTCGGGCACCACGGGGCCGCCGACCACGGTGCTCGCCGACGCCCTGCGCGCCCTCGGGTACACCGCGACCGCGCTGTCCACGGGAACGACTCCCTCCGCCGCGCAGACCGAGGAGGCCGTGCGGGTCGCGCGCGCAGCGGACGCCGTGATCGTCACCACGTACAACCTCACCGCCGAGAGTCCGCAACGGGCCCTCGTGGCCGCGCTCGCCGATCTGGACGTACCGGTCGTGGTGGTGGCGATCCGCAACCCCTACGACGTGGCGCGGACACCCGACGCGGACGCGGTGCTCGCCGCCTACGGCTGGACCGACGTCGAAGTGCGCGCCGCCGCACGGGTGATCGCCGGGCGCGCCCGGCCGCGCGGCCGTCTCCCCGTACCGGTGCGGCGGGCCGACGATCCGGCGCGGACGCTGTACCCGGTCGGCCACGGGCTCTCGTACCGCTGA